The following proteins come from a genomic window of Lolium rigidum isolate FL_2022 chromosome 5, APGP_CSIRO_Lrig_0.1, whole genome shotgun sequence:
- the LOC124652032 gene encoding ribulose-1,5 bisphosphate carboxylase/oxygenase large subunit N-methyltransferase, chloroplastic: MSLVVTLERVLGDESIAELLTTNKLSELACLALYLMYEKKQGKDSLWYPYIKELDRQRGRGQLAVESPLLWTESELDYLNGSPMRDEVVVRDEGIRREYNELDTLWFMAGSLFKQYPFDVPTEAFPFEIFKQAFVAVQSCVVHLQKVSLARRFALVPLGPPLLTYKSNCKAMLTAVDDSVRLVVDRPYKAGEPIIVWCGPQPNSRLLLNYGFVDEDNPYDRIAIEASLNTEDPQYQEKRMVAQRNGKLAIQKFQVCVGKEKETVSEMLPYLRLGYISDPDEMQCILSSEGDTCPVSPCSERAVLDQLVVYLKSRLAGYPTTLDEDEAMLADGNLEPKKEVATRLVRLEKRMLHGCLQAANEFISGLPDHTVSPCPALYAPELK, from the exons ATGTCGCTTGTTGTCACGCTGGAGCGGGTTCTAGGCGACGAGTCCATTG CTGAATTATTAACAACAAACAAATTGTCTGAGTTGGCATGCTTGGCATTGTATCTCATGTATGAGAAGAAGCAAGGAAAAGATTCACTTTGGTACCCGTACATTAAAGAACTTGATCGGCAGCGAGGTAGGGGGCAGCTAGCTGTTGAATCACCTCTTTTATGGACTGAAAGTGAACTGGATTACCTGAATGGCAGCCCCATGAGG GATGAAGTGGTTGTCAGAGATGAGGGAATAAGAAGAGAATATAATGAGCTTGACACATTGTGGTTCATGGCAGGTTCATTGTTTAAG CAATACCCTTTTGACGTACCTACCGAGGCGTTTCCGTTTGAGATTTTCAAGCAGGCATTTGTTGCAGTACAGTCTTGTGTGGTTCATTTGCAG AAGGTTAGTTTAGCTCGAAGATTTGCGCTAGTTCCCTTGGGCCCACCACTTTTGACATACAAGAGCAACTGCAAAGCAATGTTGACAGCTGTTGATGATTCTGTTCGACTGGTGGTGGATCGGCCATACAAAGCAGGAGAACCGATAATCGTTTG GTGTGGACCACAACCAAACTCCAGGTTGCTTCTCAATTATGgttttgttgatgaagacaaTCCCTATGATCGTATAGCAATCGAG GCATCCCTAAACACCGAAGATCCTCAATACCAAGAGAAGCGAATGGTTGCTCAAAGAAATGGAAAGCTTGCTATCCAAAAATTCCAA GTCTGTGTAGGTAAAGAGAAGGAAACTGTTTCTGAAATGCTGCCTTATTTGAGACTAGGATACATTTCAGATCCTGATGAAATGCAATGTATACTTTCATCGGAAGGTGATACATGTCCA GTTAGTCCATGCTCAGAGCGAGCCGTACTGGACCAACTTGTTGTGTATCTGAAATCAAGATTGGCTGGTTATCCAACTACTTTGGATGAAGATGAAGCAATG TTGGCTGATGGCAATTTGGAACCAAAGAAAGAAGTTGCTACCAGACTTGTAAGGTTAGAGAAGAGAATGCTGCATGGCTGTCTTCAGGCTGCTAACGAGTTTATAAGCGGTTTGCCTGACCATACCGTGTCACCTTGCCCTGCTCTATATGCTCCCGAGTTGAAATAA